The Aliiroseovarius pelagivivens genome contains a region encoding:
- a CDS encoding EamA family transporter, with amino-acid sequence MSDWLTSLEGTPAGHDLALVLALSAAFLHALFGALQKGRHDPWLSRGAIDLSYGLIAAPFALFVVPWPEPHMWPIFAVVFVIHVGYKLAQSYTYVLGSYTVVYPVVRGTGPLFTVIGAGFLFGESFTALQWVGVLTLVAGIFALAAYNLRHWPLGRDKLRPALAMAVLTGGFVAAYTTYDAYGIRATADPFTFLAWFFFIDGFFMPVIAALRWKNMAARPALAPLMGRGVLGAFVAFASFGSIMLATRLDSVGEAAVLRETSTVFAALIGWIVLGEKVGPRRLVMMALIAAGAVLVEMGG; translated from the coding sequence ATGAGCGACTGGCTGACGTCGCTTGAAGGTACGCCCGCTGGGCATGACCTTGCGCTGGTCCTAGCGCTGTCTGCGGCCTTTCTGCATGCGCTTTTCGGCGCGCTTCAAAAAGGGCGCCATGATCCGTGGCTGTCGCGCGGGGCGATTGATCTCAGCTATGGCCTGATCGCGGCCCCGTTTGCGCTGTTCGTGGTGCCGTGGCCCGAGCCGCATATGTGGCCGATCTTCGCCGTCGTGTTTGTGATCCACGTGGGCTACAAACTGGCGCAAAGCTATACCTATGTGCTGGGCTCCTACACCGTGGTTTACCCCGTGGTGCGTGGCACAGGTCCGTTGTTCACGGTCATCGGCGCGGGTTTCCTGTTTGGTGAGAGCTTCACGGCTCTGCAATGGGTCGGCGTGTTGACCCTTGTGGCCGGGATTTTCGCCTTGGCTGCTTACAACCTGCGCCATTGGCCCCTCGGTCGGGACAAGCTGAGGCCCGCCCTTGCGATGGCGGTGCTAACCGGTGGGTTCGTTGCTGCCTATACCACCTATGACGCGTACGGCATCCGCGCGACTGCAGACCCGTTTACCTTCCTCGCCTGGTTCTTTTTTATCGACGGGTTCTTCATGCCGGTGATTGCAGCCCTTAGATGGAAGAACATGGCCGCGCGTCCTGCACTTGCCCCCTTGATGGGGCGCGGTGTGTTGGGGGCCTTCGTGGCCTTCGCCAGCTTTGGTTCGATCATGCTGGCGACACGTCTGGACAGTGTGGGCGAGGCAGCGGTGTTGCGCGAAACCTCGACCGTGTTCGCGGCCTTGATCGGCTGGATCGTGCTGGGCGAGAAGGTCGGGCCACGTAGGCTTGTGATGATGGCTTTGATTGCGGCGGGCGCCGTGCTAGTCGAAATGGGCGGATGA
- a CDS encoding inner membrane-spanning protein YciB, with translation MTEKQVNPALRGALEYGPIVLFFAAYTFLKDQTFMVAGTEYSGFVAVTAMFIPVLVLATLAMWKLTGHLSKMQIVTLVLVIGFGGLSIWFNDERFFKMKPTMIYLLFAGLLGFGLMRGESYLEAVMDKALPLEREGWMILTKRLAVFFLLLAVANEAIWRMMSTDAWVNFKTFGLPVATFGFFMSQAGLFKRFGTDEEAS, from the coding sequence ATGACCGAGAAACAGGTAAACCCCGCCCTGCGTGGCGCGCTAGAATACGGACCCATTGTCCTGTTCTTCGCCGCCTACACGTTCTTGAAAGATCAGACCTTCATGGTCGCGGGGACCGAGTATTCAGGCTTTGTCGCCGTCACGGCGATGTTCATCCCGGTGCTGGTGCTGGCCACGTTGGCGATGTGGAAACTGACCGGCCACCTGTCGAAAATGCAGATCGTCACGCTGGTGCTGGTGATTGGGTTTGGTGGCTTGTCGATCTGGTTCAACGACGAACGCTTCTTCAAGATGAAGCCCACAATGATCTATCTGCTGTTTGCGGGGCTTCTGGGCTTTGGCCTGATGCGCGGCGAAAGCTATCTTGAGGCCGTGATGGACAAAGCGCTGCCGCTGGAACGCGAGGGTTGGATGATCTTGACCAAGCGGCTGGCCGTGTTCTTCCTTCTGCTGGCCGTCGCGAACGAGGCGATCTGGCGCATGATGTCCACGGATGCCTGGGTGAATTTCAAAACCTTCGGTCTGCCCGTGGCAACCTTTGGGTTTTTCATGTCTCAAGCGGGTCTTTTCAAGCGTTTCGGGACGGACGAAGAAGCGTCCTAG
- a CDS encoding glutathione S-transferase N-terminal domain-containing protein yields the protein MSEPIELYYWPTPNGWKISIALEEMGLPYEVKLINIGAGDQFAPEFLEIAPNNRMPAIVDPDGPDGAPISVFESGAILQYLARKTGQFYGETERDRVVVEEWLMWQMGGLGPMAGQAHHFLKYAPAMDPPQDLPYAKDRYRAEVARLYGVMDRRLAKTRYLAGDFFSIADMACWGWASLWEGQQQDLSDKPNLSRWLEEVGARPAVQRGRAVAAENRSNLEDDRKAQELLFKR from the coding sequence ATGTCCGAACCCATTGAACTTTACTATTGGCCGACGCCAAACGGCTGGAAAATCTCGATCGCATTAGAAGAGATGGGCCTGCCCTATGAGGTGAAGCTGATCAATATCGGCGCAGGCGATCAATTTGCGCCCGAGTTTCTTGAGATCGCGCCGAACAACAGGATGCCCGCGATTGTTGATCCTGATGGTCCCGACGGGGCGCCTATTTCGGTCTTTGAAAGCGGCGCGATCCTACAATACCTCGCCCGCAAGACCGGGCAATTCTATGGCGAGACCGAGCGGGATCGGGTCGTTGTCGAAGAGTGGCTAATGTGGCAAATGGGCGGGCTGGGGCCGATGGCGGGTCAGGCGCATCACTTTCTGAAATACGCGCCTGCCATGGATCCACCGCAGGACCTGCCCTATGCCAAGGATCGCTATCGGGCCGAGGTTGCCCGCCTATACGGCGTCATGGATCGGCGTCTGGCCAAGACACGTTATCTGGCTGGCGACTTCTTTTCGATTGCCGACATGGCCTGTTGGGGCTGGGCATCGCTGTGGGAAGGCCAGCAGCAGGATCTAAGCGACAAGCCCAACCTGTCTCGCTGGCTGGAGGAGGTCGGCGCACGCCCCGCCGTTCAGCGTGGCCGCGCTGTTGCGGCTGAAAATCGCAGCAATCTGGAAGATGACCGCAAAGCGCAGGAACTGTTGTTCAAGCGGTAA
- a CDS encoding aminotransferase class I/II-fold pyridoxal phosphate-dependent enzyme translates to MTKWGKRTEAVHGGVRRSQFNELSEAMFMTQAFVYPTAEDAEARFIKSGHDEFIYARYGNPTNRMFEDRIAAMEGTEDAFACASGMAAVNGALMALTQAGDHVVSSRALFGSCLYVLEDILGRFGVEITLVDGTDNQAWEDAIRPDTKVVFLEAISNPTLEVIDLAHVVKIAHANGALVVVDNAMPTPIFSYATEMGADLVVYSTTKHVDGQGRMLGGAICGSRELIRGPIETYVKHTGGAINPFAAWTHLKALETLDLRVRAQAEGALKVTDALQGHPKLSRISYPTHPSHPQYDIAIQQAPSGGTVLAIEVDGGKEACFRFLNALQIFTISNNFADAKSIATHPATTTHQRLPQEQKDMLGISDGLVRLSIGLEDIDDLIADLLSGLDAA, encoded by the coding sequence ATGACGAAATGGGGAAAACGGACCGAAGCTGTCCATGGTGGCGTACGCCGCAGCCAGTTTAACGAGCTGTCCGAGGCCATGTTCATGACACAGGCCTTTGTTTACCCAACCGCCGAGGACGCCGAAGCCCGCTTCATCAAAAGCGGCCATGACGAGTTCATCTATGCGCGCTACGGCAACCCCACGAACCGTATGTTCGAAGACCGTATTGCCGCGATGGAGGGCACGGAAGACGCTTTTGCCTGTGCGTCCGGCATGGCGGCAGTGAACGGCGCTTTGATGGCTCTGACGCAGGCGGGCGACCACGTCGTGTCTTCGCGTGCGCTGTTTGGGTCGTGCCTTTATGTGCTTGAGGATATTCTGGGTCGGTTCGGCGTGGAAATCACTCTGGTTGACGGCACCGACAATCAGGCGTGGGAAGATGCGATCCGTCCCGATACCAAGGTTGTCTTCCTTGAAGCGATCTCGAACCCGACGCTTGAAGTGATTGATCTGGCCCATGTGGTGAAGATCGCCCATGCGAATGGCGCATTGGTTGTGGTGGATAACGCCATGCCAACGCCGATCTTTTCCTATGCGACCGAAATGGGCGCCGATCTGGTGGTCTATTCCACGACCAAGCACGTGGACGGCCAAGGCCGGATGCTGGGCGGGGCTATCTGCGGCTCGCGCGAGCTGATCCGCGGCCCGATCGAGACCTATGTCAAACATACCGGCGGTGCGATCAACCCGTTCGCCGCGTGGACCCATCTGAAAGCGCTCGAAACGTTGGATTTGCGTGTGCGGGCGCAGGCCGAGGGGGCGCTGAAGGTGACGGATGCGCTTCAGGGCCACCCGAAACTGTCGCGGATCAGCTATCCGACCCACCCCTCGCATCCGCAATACGACATTGCGATCCAGCAGGCGCCGTCGGGCGGAACCGTGCTGGCCATCGAAGTGGATGGCGGCAAAGAGGCCTGCTTCCGCTTCCTGAATGCGCTTCAGATCTTCACGATCTCGAACAACTTCGCGGATGCGAAATCCATCGCGACGCACCCGGCCACCACGACGCACCAGCGCCTTCCGCAAGAGCAGAAGGACATGCTGGGTATTTCGGATGGTCTGGTGCGCCTGTCCATCGGGCTTGAGGATATCGATGATCTGATCGCGGATCTTCTGAGCGGCTTGGACGCGGCCTGA
- the folE2 gene encoding GTP cyclohydrolase FolE2 has translation MNQMKRKGGDAVDTAQAQDALEVLRNWAAKADPVEVAALDPAIARLLPSADLPNYPELSRTYPSDFEPDADYKASMPDLQNGPASLIQGAKRHIQHVGISNFRLPIRYHTRDGSDVTLETSVTGSVSLEAGKKGINMSRIMRSFYGHAEKTFSFDVIEAALDDYKNDLESLDARIEMRFSYPARVESLRSGLSGYQYYDIALELVEHRGKRRKFLHLDYVYSSTCPCSLELSEHARQMRGQLATPHSQRSVARISVEKIHQPSGTLWFEDLIDLCRVAVPTETQVMVKREDEQAFAELNAANPIFVEDAARLFCEQLQQDDRIGDFRIVASHQESLHSHDAVSILIEGDTFEAESLDPKLFSTLFHVG, from the coding sequence ATGAACCAGATGAAGCGCAAAGGCGGTGACGCGGTGGATACCGCGCAGGCACAGGATGCTCTCGAGGTTCTGCGCAACTGGGCTGCCAAGGCGGACCCTGTTGAAGTGGCTGCGTTGGACCCGGCCATTGCGCGGCTTTTGCCGTCGGCGGACCTGCCGAACTATCCTGAACTCAGCCGCACCTATCCCAGCGATTTCGAGCCGGATGCGGATTATAAGGCGTCGATGCCGGATCTGCAGAACGGCCCGGCCAGCCTGATCCAAGGCGCGAAGCGGCATATCCAGCATGTGGGCATTTCCAATTTCCGCCTGCCGATCCGCTATCACACCCGCGACGGGTCGGATGTCACACTGGAAACCTCGGTTACGGGGTCGGTCAGCCTTGAGGCGGGCAAGAAGGGCATCAACATGTCGCGCATTATGCGCAGCTTCTACGGCCATGCGGAAAAGACCTTCAGTTTTGATGTGATCGAAGCTGCGCTGGATGATTATAAGAACGATCTGGAAAGCTTGGATGCGCGGATTGAGATGCGCTTTTCTTATCCCGCGCGGGTAGAGAGCCTGCGGTCTGGCCTGTCTGGTTATCAATACTATGACATCGCGCTGGAACTGGTTGAGCATCGCGGTAAGCGACGCAAGTTCCTGCATCTGGACTATGTTTACAGCTCGACCTGCCCCTGTTCGCTCGAGCTGTCCGAGCACGCACGCCAGATGCGCGGGCAACTGGCGACACCGCATTCGCAGCGCTCGGTCGCGCGGATTTCGGTCGAGAAGATCCATCAGCCCTCGGGCACGCTTTGGTTCGAGGATCTGATTGATCTGTGCCGCGTGGCGGTGCCGACCGAAACGCAGGTGATGGTGAAACGCGAAGACGAACAGGCCTTTGCGGAACTGAACGCCGCGAACCCCATCTTTGTTGAAGATGCTGCCCGTCTGTTCTGCGAACAATTGCAGCAGGACGACCGGATCGGAGATTTCCGCATCGTCGCCAGCCATCAGGAAAGCCTGCACAGCCACGATGCCGTGTCGATCCTGATCGAAGGCGACACATTCGAGGCCGAAAGCCTTGATCCCAAGCTGTTTTCGACGCTGTTTCACGTTGGCTAG
- a CDS encoding TrkH family potassium uptake protein: MLDLRPVIYVIGLLVAVLGATMLIPVVVDLVDNNPDWQVFLQSAVVTMLIGGSMALSTANGVGKGLTIQQTFLLTTGVWVALPIFGALPFALGELDARPVDAFFEAMSGLTTTGSTVLSGLEDLPKGLLFWRGLLQWFGGIGIIVVAMVFLPELRVGGMQIFRSEGFDTFGKILPRATEISSRISVIYFTLTALCAVTYFALGMNFFDAVTHAMTTIATGGYANYDASFGAFGAGPEYAAVVFMLLAALPFVRYVQILQGTARPLLFDPQVRGFFMTLVVVVAMLALWRWLADGQASEEALRKTLFNLTSILTGTGYASQDYMMWGGFPVVMFFFVGLIGGCAGSTACSIKIFRYQLLLSSIKAQIQSIHSPHGIFTPRYGGRRVDEEVLSSVMGFFVFFVVTLGVTAVALGLTGLDFTTSLSGAAAALANIGPGLGDQIGPAGNFAGLSDTAKWILIAAMLIGRLELLAVFVLFTVTFWRG, translated from the coding sequence ATGTTGGACCTGCGACCTGTCATCTATGTTATCGGGCTTCTCGTCGCCGTTTTGGGCGCGACGATGCTGATCCCGGTTGTGGTCGACCTTGTCGACAACAATCCTGATTGGCAGGTGTTTCTGCAAAGCGCGGTTGTGACGATGCTGATCGGCGGGTCGATGGCGCTGTCCACGGCAAACGGCGTGGGCAAAGGCCTGACAATCCAACAAACCTTTCTTCTGACCACCGGTGTCTGGGTGGCGCTGCCCATCTTTGGGGCTTTGCCCTTTGCCTTGGGCGAACTTGACGCCCGCCCCGTGGATGCGTTCTTCGAGGCCATGTCAGGGCTGACCACCACTGGATCGACGGTGTTGTCTGGTCTGGAAGATTTGCCCAAAGGACTTCTGTTTTGGCGCGGGCTTTTGCAGTGGTTTGGCGGCATCGGCATCATTGTTGTGGCCATGGTGTTCCTGCCCGAATTGCGCGTCGGCGGCATGCAGATCTTCCGGTCCGAGGGCTTTGATACATTCGGTAAAATCCTGCCCCGGGCGACCGAGATTTCGTCACGTATCTCGGTGATTTATTTCACGCTGACGGCGCTGTGCGCGGTCACCTATTTTGCGCTGGGAATGAACTTTTTCGACGCCGTGACTCATGCAATGACCACCATCGCGACGGGTGGGTATGCGAACTATGATGCGTCTTTCGGGGCGTTTGGGGCCGGACCCGAATATGCGGCCGTGGTCTTCATGTTGCTGGCTGCCCTGCCGTTCGTGCGTTACGTGCAGATCCTTCAGGGCACCGCACGCCCACTGCTTTTTGACCCGCAGGTGCGCGGTTTTTTCATGACGCTGGTGGTGGTTGTCGCGATGCTGGCGCTGTGGCGCTGGTTGGCGGATGGTCAGGCCAGCGAAGAAGCGTTGCGCAAAACATTGTTCAACCTGACCTCGATCTTAACGGGAACGGGCTATGCCTCGCAGGACTACATGATGTGGGGCGGGTTCCCAGTTGTGATGTTCTTTTTCGTGGGCCTGATCGGGGGATGCGCTGGATCGACGGCCTGTTCAATCAAGATCTTCCGCTATCAGTTGCTGCTGTCTTCGATTAAAGCACAAATTCAGTCGATCCACTCGCCACACGGTATCTTTACACCTCGGTATGGTGGGCGTCGCGTGGACGAAGAAGTCCTGTCATCGGTCATGGGGTTCTTCGTGTTCTTCGTCGTGACCTTGGGCGTGACGGCTGTTGCGCTGGGCCTGACAGGATTGGACTTTACCACGTCCCTGTCCGGTGCCGCGGCGGCTTTGGCAAATATCGGACCCGGTTTGGGGGACCAGATTGGGCCGGCGGGCAATTTCGCGGGGCTCAGCGACACCGCCAAATGGATCTTGATTGCGGCGATGCTTATCGGGCGCTTGGAGCTGCTGGCTGTGTTCGTCCTGTTCACCGTGACGTTCTGGCGGGGGTGA
- a CDS encoding trypsin-like peptidase domain-containing protein, protein MTKQFAFALATGLLPIVASVPATSVVALLSAGPAAAQQATNSQAVRWIQVEAQPTLGQAEARARAYAGRLEGVSGFRIGGNWYAIVLGPYTERAADVQLRNLKNAGLIPQDSFIAFSNQFRQQYWPVGESTLAAAPIEEPAAPAVETAPEQQTETVAVVPATPTEPVIVIQEETKREALASERALDRDARKALQVGLQWEGFYTSAIDGAFGPGTRRSMAAWQADKGYDPTGVLTTRQRAVLLDNYQSVLEALGMAPYEDQTAGLAMAIPAGMVEFDRYEAPFVHFKTKDDNDVQLVMISQTGDQNTLFGLYDILQTLEIVPTGGPRERGKNGFTIEGEDDKITSFTQVKLVDGTVKGFTLVWPKGDDKRRNLALRDMKASFASLGSQALADDAGLDASTQSLDLVSGLEIRTPERSRSGFYVDGAGRILTTIQAVQSCARVSINDEFDANVVATDDALGLALLEPATAQAPISFATFLAAEPRLKSDVAVAGFSYEGRLSAPSLTYGTLSELTGLNGESELSRLTLAALPGDAGGPVLDAGGSVMGMLLPAGGTSGRTLPADTNFAMDAGTVAEFLAANGVATNTTDSVTSVDPVELNTKAADMTVLVSCWN, encoded by the coding sequence ATGACCAAACAATTTGCCTTTGCATTGGCCACCGGCCTTCTTCCCATCGTGGCCTCGGTGCCCGCCACCAGCGTTGTTGCACTGCTCTCGGCTGGGCCGGCCGCGGCACAGCAAGCGACAAACAGTCAGGCGGTGCGGTGGATTCAGGTTGAAGCCCAGCCGACGCTTGGCCAAGCCGAAGCGCGTGCGCGTGCCTATGCAGGGCGCCTTGAAGGCGTGAGCGGATTTCGCATCGGTGGCAATTGGTATGCCATCGTTCTTGGGCCGTACACGGAACGGGCTGCCGACGTGCAGCTGCGCAACTTGAAAAACGCGGGCCTGATCCCGCAAGATAGCTTCATCGCCTTTTCCAACCAGTTCCGCCAGCAATACTGGCCCGTGGGCGAAAGCACACTGGCCGCTGCGCCGATTGAAGAACCCGCCGCACCGGCAGTCGAAACCGCCCCAGAACAGCAAACCGAAACCGTTGCCGTGGTTCCCGCCACGCCGACCGAGCCGGTTATCGTCATTCAGGAAGAAACCAAGCGCGAGGCATTGGCAAGCGAGCGGGCGTTGGATCGTGATGCGCGCAAGGCCCTGCAGGTCGGACTTCAGTGGGAAGGGTTTTACACCTCGGCCATTGATGGAGCGTTCGGCCCCGGCACCCGCCGATCGATGGCCGCGTGGCAAGCGGACAAGGGCTATGACCCGACAGGCGTTCTGACCACCCGCCAACGCGCGGTGCTTCTGGACAACTACCAGTCTGTTCTAGAGGCGCTTGGCATGGCGCCTTACGAGGATCAGACCGCAGGTCTTGCCATGGCCATCCCCGCGGGCATGGTCGAATTTGACCGCTACGAAGCCCCGTTTGTGCATTTCAAAACCAAAGACGACAACGACGTTCAACTGGTGATGATCAGCCAGACCGGGGACCAGAACACGTTGTTTGGACTCTATGACATTCTGCAAACGCTCGAGATCGTGCCAACCGGTGGCCCGCGCGAGCGCGGCAAGAACGGCTTCACCATCGAAGGTGAGGACGACAAGATCACCTCGTTCACGCAGGTCAAGCTGGTTGACGGCACCGTAAAAGGCTTCACGCTTGTCTGGCCCAAGGGGGATGACAAGCGTCGCAATCTGGCCTTGCGCGACATGAAAGCCAGCTTTGCTTCGCTCGGATCGCAAGCGCTGGCAGATGATGCCGGGCTGGATGCCTCGACGCAAAGTCTGGACCTTGTGTCCGGGTTGGAAATTCGCACACCGGAACGCTCGCGGTCGGGCTTCTATGTGGATGGTGCTGGTCGCATCCTGACCACAATCCAGGCCGTGCAATCCTGCGCCCGCGTCTCAATCAATGACGAGTTCGATGCCAATGTGGTTGCCACGGACGACGCACTGGGTCTGGCATTGCTGGAACCCGCGACGGCACAAGCTCCGATCTCGTTCGCGACCTTCCTGGCTGCTGAGCCGCGCCTGAAATCAGACGTGGCCGTGGCAGGCTTTTCCTACGAGGGTCGTCTGAGCGCGCCCAGCCTGACCTACGGCACCCTGTCCGAACTGACCGGGTTGAACGGCGAATCCGAGCTGTCGCGCCTGACCCTTGCCGCCCTACCCGGTGATGCGGGTGGTCCGGTTTTGGACGCTGGCGGATCGGTGATGGGAATGCTTCTGCCTGCAGGCGGCACCTCCGGACGCACCCTACCCGCCGACACCAACTTTGCGATGGACGCAGGCACCGTGGCCGAGTTTCTGGCCGCAAACGGTGTTGCGACCAACACGACGGACAGCGTCACCTCGGTCGATCCGGTCGAGCTGAACACCAAGGCCGCCGATATGACGGTTCTGGTTAGCTGCTGGAACTGA
- a CDS encoding glycine--tRNA ligase subunit alpha, giving the protein MATTKTKPQCFQEIILRLQNYWAEKGCAVMQPYDMEVGAGTFHPATTLRSLGSQPWAAAYVQPSRRPTDGRYGENPNRLQHYYQYQVLIKPSPPDLQELYLGSLEAIGIDMDLHDIRFVEDDWESPTLGAWGLGWEVWCDGMEVSQFTYFQQVGGHDCKPVSGELTYGLERLAMYVLGVDHVMDMPFNAPDAPIALTYGDVFKQTEEEYARWNFDVANTDVLLRHFEEAEAECQAILDQEYVDPKTGKRIVMAHPAYDQCIKASHLFNLLDARGVISVTERQAYIGRVRTLAKLCADAFVQTAAGGWAADGDAA; this is encoded by the coding sequence ATGGCCACGACCAAGACCAAACCGCAATGCTTTCAGGAAATCATCCTGCGGCTTCAGAATTATTGGGCCGAAAAGGGCTGCGCAGTGATGCAGCCGTACGACATGGAGGTCGGTGCAGGTACGTTCCACCCGGCCACCACGTTGCGTTCGCTTGGCTCGCAGCCTTGGGCAGCAGCTTACGTGCAGCCGTCGCGTCGTCCGACCGATGGGCGCTATGGCGAGAACCCGAACCGCTTGCAGCACTATTATCAGTACCAGGTGCTGATCAAACCCAGCCCACCCGATCTGCAAGAGCTGTACCTTGGTTCGCTCGAAGCCATCGGCATCGACATGGATCTGCACGACATTCGCTTCGTGGAAGATGACTGGGAAAGCCCCACACTGGGCGCTTGGGGTCTGGGATGGGAAGTTTGGTGTGATGGCATGGAAGTCAGCCAGTTCACCTATTTCCAGCAGGTCGGCGGACATGACTGCAAACCTGTCTCGGGCGAGCTGACCTATGGTTTGGAACGTCTGGCGATGTATGTGCTGGGCGTCGATCACGTGATGGACATGCCGTTCAACGCGCCGGATGCTCCGATCGCGCTGACGTATGGCGATGTGTTCAAGCAGACCGAAGAAGAATACGCGCGTTGGAACTTTGACGTGGCCAACACCGATGTATTGCTGCGCCATTTCGAGGAAGCCGAGGCCGAGTGTCAGGCGATCCTCGATCAGGAATACGTGGACCCGAAAACCGGCAAACGCATTGTCATGGCGCACCCGGCATATGACCAGTGCATCAAAGCCTCGCACCTGTTTAACCTTCTGGATGCGCGCGGCGTGATCTCGGTCACGGAACGTCAGGCCTATATCGGTCGCGTACGTACGCTGGCCAAACTGTGCGCCGATGCATTCGTTCAGACCGCTGCTGGCGGCTGGGCTGCTGATGGGGACGCGGCGTGA
- a CDS encoding DUF6446 family protein, translated as MSGRLVGTFIVGIALIAGVAIYWLQLYAFYDEVSAEDGIRMTNLVTGQPEIVIYDSFEGIDADSSPLRYRSCFTTTMSLAMLTETFEHYEEATPLTAPSWFDCFDAVAIGAALEQGEALAFVGERDIKDGVDRVVAIYPDGRGFAWHQLNEKYSE; from the coding sequence GTGAGCGGCCGTCTGGTAGGGACATTTATCGTGGGAATTGCCCTTATTGCCGGCGTTGCGATCTATTGGCTGCAGCTTTACGCCTTCTATGACGAAGTGTCGGCCGAGGACGGTATCCGCATGACCAATCTGGTTACCGGCCAGCCGGAAATCGTGATCTATGACAGCTTTGAAGGCATCGACGCCGACAGCTCGCCCCTCCGCTATCGCAGTTGCTTCACCACAACGATGAGCCTTGCGATGCTGACCGAGACTTTCGAGCACTACGAAGAAGCCACGCCCCTGACCGCGCCCAGTTGGTTCGATTGCTTTGACGCCGTCGCCATCGGGGCCGCGCTTGAACAGGGCGAAGCACTGGCCTTCGTGGGCGAGCGTGACATTAAAGATGGGGTCGACCGCGTCGTCGCCATATACCCTGATGGCCGGGGCTTTGCCTGGCATCAGCTGAACGAAAAATATAGCGAGTAA